The nucleotide sequence GGGGAGAAGCTCGTCGGCCGCGTGGTCAATGTTTTGGGCCAGCCGATTGATGGTAAGGGAGACATAAAAGAAAGCGCTTTTTATCCGGTGGAGAAAATCGCTCCGCGTGTTATCACCAGAAAATCAGTGGACACGCCCCTGCACACCGGTCTTAAAGTCATTGATTCAATGTTCCCGATAGGTCGCGGCCAGCGCGAGCTCATTATCGGGGACCGTCAAACCGGTAAGACCGCCATTGTCATAGATACAATTATTGCTCAATTAAATGAACCAAAGGAAAAACGTCCCGTTTGCATTTATGTGGCCATCGGTCAAAAAGAGTCAAAAGTCGCTAAAATCGTGGCGGAACTTCAGGCGCGAGGAGCGATGGAACACACAATCGTGGTGGTGGCCGGCGCTTCGAAATCGGCTTCCTTATCTTATCTCGCTCCTTACGCCGGTTGCGCTATGGGCGAATATTTTATGGACAAGGGCAAGGATGCTCTTATTATTTACGATGATTTATCTAAACACGCTTGGGCTTACCGCCAAGTTTCACTTTTGCTCCGCCGTCCGCCGGGACGCGAGGCCTACCCGGGAGATGTTTTTTATCTTCATTCCCGTTTGTTGGAGCGCGCGGCGAGAATGTCGGAAGCGGAGGGTGGCGGTTCTTTGACCGCTCTGCCGATTATTGAAACCCAATCCGGCGATGTCTCGGCTTATATTCCCACTAATGTAATTTCCATTACCGATGGCCAGATTTATCTGGAAGCGGATTTGTTTTATCAGGGCATTCGTCCGGCCGTGAACGTCGGTTTGTCCGTGTCGCGCGTGGGTTCAGCAGCGCAAACCAAGGCCATGAAAAAAGTGGCTGGCAAATTAAAATTGGCTGCGGCCCAATATCGCGAGCTGGCGGCTTTTGCGCAATTTAGTTCCGACTTGGACGCAGAGACTAAATCCCGTATTGAGAGAGGCAAAAGAATTGAAGAAATTTTAAAGCAAGGTCAGTATTTGCCGATGCCATTTTATAAACAAGTTTGCATGCTTTACGCGGCTAATAATGGTTATGTAGATGATGTTGCGGTGGAATCTTTAAAAGATTTTGAGGAGAAATTTTTGTCTTTTATGGAAAATCAGAGAGCCAGTATTCTTAAAACTATAAAAGAAGGGAAAGTTTTAGATGAAAAAATTGAAACGGAGTTAAAAAAGGCTCTGGTTGATTTTAAAAATAGCTACAAATAAAATTTTACCATCATGGCGCAGTCAGGCAAAGAAATAAAACGCCGGATAAAATCGGTTAAAAATACCAAGCAAATAACTAAAGCCATGGAGATGGTTTCGGCTGTCAAAATGCGCCGGAGCCAGGAGGTGGCGCTGGCGGCCAGGCCTTACGCTTTGAAGGCCCTGGAAATTTTAACGCACTTGAGCGGCAAGATAGACCGGTCAGAACATCCGCTTTTGGAAGAACGAGCGGAGGGCGAGACATATCTAGCGGTTATTTCCACCGATAAAGGTTTATGCGGAGGATTGAATGCCAATCTTTTCCGTCGCCTGGCCGAATTTTTAAAACAGCAAAAGGAGAAAGTAAAAATTATCGCCGTGGGCAGAAAAGCGCGCGAATGGGCGGGACGGTTGAGCTTGGATATCATTGCCGACTTTACCGGTTTTGGCGATAAAACCGACGTGATAGAAGTTCTGCCGTTAGCGCGAATGTTGATGCGCGATTATTACGATAAAAAATACGGCCAGGCAGTTTTCGCTTATACTAATTTTATTTCCACTTTAAAACAAGAGACGGTTCTTCGCCATGTCTTGCCGATTAAAAAGGAAATGTTGGAAGCAGTGGTACAAGAAATTACGCCGGCTAGGGGCAAATATGCCGACGCGGGCAAATTTACGAAAGAAGAATCCGGCGGGGAATACATTTTCGAACCGTCACCAGACGAAGTTTTAAAAGTGATACTGCCTAAGCTTATAGAAATTCAGGTATATAGCATAATTTTGGAAGCTAACGCTTCGGAACATAGCGCCAGAATGGTGGCTATGAAAAACGCTTCCGAAGCCGCCAAAGATATGATTGAAGAATTGAGTTTAAGTTATAATAAATTCCGCCAGGCGAGCATTACCAGAGAGATTGCCGAAGTCAGCGCCGGAGCGGCCGCTTTGGAAAAATAATTTAATAAAATAATTTATATCATATGAATAAAACAATCGCGGAAACGCAAAAAGGTAAAGTCAGCCAAATCATCGGCGGGGTGGTGGATGTGGAATTTCCCGACGCTTCTAATCTTCCGGCGCTTTATAACGCCTTGGAAATAAAAGTCGGCGATAAAAAATTAACTTTGGAAGTGGCTCAACATATCGGCGCTGGCAGGGTTCGGGCGGTGGCCATGGATTCTACGGACGGTTTACAGAGAGGCGTGGAGGTGGAGGACACTGGTTCACCGATTAAGGTGCCGGTGGGGGACATTTGCCTCGGTAGAATGTTTGACGTTTTGGGTAATCCTCTGGACGGCAAAGAAGCGGTGAAAGCCGTAAAAAAGTTGGCGATTCATCGTCAGCCGCCGGAATTCACGGAGCAATCCACCAAAACGGAAATTTTTGAAACCGGCATTAAGGTTATTGATTTAATCGCTCCTTTTACTAAGGGTGGTAAGGTCGGACTTTTTGGCGGCGCTGGCGTGGGTAAGACGGTCGTGGTAATGGAATTGATTCGCAACATCGCCAAGGAGCATGGTGGTTATTCGGTGTTTGCCGGAGTGGGGGAGAGAACCCGCGAAGGCAATGACCTTTATAATGACATGAAGGGTTCGGGTGTTTTGGATAAAACCGCGCTGGTTTTCGGCCAGATGAATGAGGTGCCGGGCGCGCGCCAACGCGTGGCTCTTTCCGGGTTAACGATGGCCGAGTATTTCCGTGATGAGCAGAATAAAGATGTGCTTTTATTTATTGATAATGTCTTTCGTTTTACTCAAGCTGGTTCGGAGGTGTCCGCTCTCTTGGGACGCATGCCTTCAGCCGTGGGTTATCAGCCAACATTAGCGGAAGAAATGGGCCAGCTTCAGGAACGCATTACTTCCACCAAGAAAGGTTCTATTACTTCGGTACAGGCGGTGTATGTTCCGGCTGACGATTTGACCGACCCGGCCCCGGCCACGACCTTTGGGCATCTCGATTCCACTATTGTTCTTTCCCGCGCTTTGACCGAGCTCGGCATTTATCCGGCCGTAGACCCGCTGGATTCCTCTTCCGGCTCTTTAGACCCCAATATAGTGGGGAAGGAACATTATGAGGTTGCCCGCGAAGTGCAGAAGGTTTTACAGCGCTACAAATCGCTTCAGGATATTATTGCCATTTTAGGTATGGAAGAATTGTCGGAAGAGGATAAAAAAATCGTCGCCCGCGCCCGCCGCATTCAAAGATTTTTATCCCAGCCATTTTTCGTGGCCGAGGTTTTCACCGGCACGCCGGGGCGCTATGTATCACTTAAAGAAACTATCCGCGGATTTAAAGAAATTTTGGCCGGCAAACACGATGATAAAAATGAGGATGCTTTCTATATGAAGGGCGGAATCGATGAAGTTAAATAGCGTAGCAGATGGCTTATGACTAATAGTCGAGAGAAGAGAATATCTATGGCAAAGAAAATATTTTTAGAAATTACAACTTTAGAAAAGACACTTTACTCCGGCGAAGTGGACCAGGTTAGCATTCCCACAAAAATGGGAGAAATTACGATTTTACCCGGACATATCGCCCTCGTGAGCGCTCTTTCTTCAGGAGAGCTTAAAGCGCTGGCCGGTAATGACGTTGTATCTTTCGCTGTTGTCGGCGGTTTTGCCGAAATAACCAGAGAAAGAGTTATTATTATGGCTGATACCGCCGATTTGCCGGAAGATTTAGAGGAAGAAAAAATCACCGCCGCTAGGGGAAAAGTTGAGGAATTGATTAAAAAATATCCCAAGGAGAGTCAGGAATATTCGGTGCTTTCCGAAAGATTGGAAAATGAATTGGCGAAATTAAAACTCATTGAGCAATTAAAGGGTAAAAAGAGAAAGAAAGTTTAACAAATGTAAATTATAATATGTCTCACTCGATTGAAAACCTATTGATTGTTTGTATGGATTTTCGTTTGCCAAAAATTCATGTTGATTGGGCGGAAAAAATATTGGGAAACAAAAATTACGATTTAGTTGCTTTGGCCGGTTCGCAAAAAGCGATTTTAGACGAAGATACAAGAGCGGCAGTTTTTAAGCAGATTGAAACCTCTGTTAATCTCCACGGAATAAAAACGATAAATATTATTGCCCACGAAGATTGCGGTGCTTACGGCGGCAGCAAGGCCTTTTCGAGCTGGGGAGAGGAAAGGCAAAAATATGTTGAGGATTTGGCCAAAGCAGAAAAATTGGTAAAAGAAAAATTTGAGGTTGAAGTTAAAAAATATATTCTTCTTTTGAATGGTAAAGTAGAGTTAGTTTAAAATAGTATTTTAATAAAATAAAAAACCGGCCTTAATTTAGGTCGGTTTTTTCAATTCTTTTCTGACGCCACTATCCCTTAGGGATTTTATAGCTGGTTTTGGTTTTTTTGATTTTAACGATTTCGAGCATAATCACACTATTTTTCTCTTCGATTTTTAAGGATAATCCTCCATGCAACGATTTCCTTAAAATTTCGTCTCTGATGGCAGTAAGTTTTACAATACCCAGTCCATCGCAGGTACAGAGTATTTCTTTTTCGATTTCATCTTTGTCATTTAGGCTAAAGTGTAAATCTTTTTTACTCTTGCCCCCTTCTTCTCTCCATAAGGGCCGAGATAAAATCTTGACCCTTTTTATTTTTCTGGAAAATCTTTGTCTTTTCTGCTAAAATAAACCCAATATGGAAGATATTTTAGCTAGATTAAATAAAGAGCAAAAAGAGGCGGTTACCTATGATGGTGGGCCGCTTTTGATTGTGGCGGGCGCGGGAACGGGCAAAACCACAGTGATTACAAGCCGTATTGCTTGGCTTATCAATGAGGCTAAAGCCAAACCGGAAGAAATCTTGGCTTTGACTTTTACTGATAAAGCGGCGGGGGAAATGGAGGAACGGGTAGACCGGCTGTTGCCCTATGGCTACGTAGATTTATGGATTTCCACTTTTCATAGTTTTGCCGAGAGGATTTTAAAACAGCACGCCATTGATATTGGGTTACCGAACGATTTTAAATTGTTAAACAAAACGGAACAATGGCTGTTGGTGCGGCAGAATTTGGACAAATTTGATTTGGATTATTATCGCCCTTTGGGTAATCCCACAAAATTTATTCACGCTCTTTTAAAGCATTTCTCCCGCGCCAAGGACGAAGTGGTCAGCCCGGTGGATTATTTGAAATACGCTGAGAACATTGAGCTCGATAAAGACAGTAAAGACCAGGGTGAAGAGCGCAGCCGTCTTTTAGAAATCGCCAATGCTTATCATATTTACGAACGCCTGCTTTTGGAAAATAACGCTTTGGATTTTGGCGATTTGATTAATTATACTTTAAAATTATTCAGGGAGCGCAAAGCTATTTTAGAAAAATACCAAAAGCAGTTTAAATATATTTTGGTTGATGAATTTCAGGACACGAATTGGGCGCAGTATGAACTGGTTAAACTTCTGGCGCGAGAAAATCTGGCGGTGGTGGGAGATGACGATCAGTCTATTTATAAATTCCGCGGAGCCTCGGTAAGTAATATTATGCAGTTCAAAAGCGATTTCCCTGCCGCCAAAGAAGTTGTTTTGACGAATAATTATCGTTCCGCGCAGAATATCTTGGATTTGTCTTATGGTTTTATCAAACAAAACAATCCCAATCGTCTGGAGGCGAGTTTGGGTATTGATAAAAAGTTAAAAGCCAACATTAAAGAGAGTGGTTTAATAGAACATTATCACGGGCGGGATTTGGATGAGGAGGTGAAATGGATTATTAAAAAAATCGTGGAATTAAAAAATAACAATAAACATTTGTCGTGGAGCGATTTCGCCGTTTTAGTCCGCGCCAATGACAGCGCCAATATTTTTATCAGGGAAATGATAAAAACCAGAATTCCTTACCAATTCGTGGCGATGCGCGGTCTTTACGGCAAGCCGATTATTCTGGATTGCCTCGCTTATTTTAAATTATTGGATAATTATCACGAAAGTCCGGCGCTGTGGAGGATTTTAAATTTGCCGTTTTTTGACATAGATGCCGCCGATCTCGTGGAACTTAATTTTGAAGCCCAAAAGAAATCCGAGTCGCTTTTTGAAGTTCTAAAAAGAGCATCCGGTATCAATTCTCTCCAACCGGCCACCGCGGGGAAATTATCCAAAGTTTTGAATTTAATTGCCAAACATTCGTCGTTAGTCAAAGAGAAAAGAGTCAGCGAGATGTTCATTTTATTTTTAAAAGAAAGCGGTTATTTGGAATATCTGAACCACAGCGGCCAGACGGCGGGGGAGGAAGAGCGCAGCCGCGAAGCGCTTGGTTATCTTCAGCAATTTTATAAAAAAATTACCGTCTTTGAAGCGGATTTTCCCGACCCGAAATTGAAAGATTTTGAAAAATTTTTAGAATTAGAAATGGAGAGTGGGGAAGAGGGCGAACTCAACTTTGACCCGGATGCCGGTCCGGAGATGGTAAAAATTATGACCGTGCATAGCGCTAAAGGTTTGGAATTTGAATATGTTTTTATTCCTAATCTTGTTGACAGAAAATTTCCAACCACGGAACGCCAAGACCCGATTGAATTGCCGGACGCACTGGTTAAAGAGAAAATACCGGAAGGGGATATGCATTTGGAAGAGGAGCGTCGTCTTTTTTATGTGGCGATGACCAGGGCTAAAAAGGGGTTATATTTTACTTCCGCGTTGGATTATGGCGGAGCAAGAAAAAAGAAGTTATCGCGGTTTCTGATAGAACTCAGGTACAAGGAAAAAGAGGTGAGGGAAAAAGAAGCCGACAATTTTGCGGAAGACGAAAAAACCGCCGGTGATGTAAAAAAGCACAAATATATTTTACCCGGCAAATTCAGTTTTACCCAGTTGGCGGCTTTTCAGAATTGCCCTTTGCAGTATAAATTTGCTCATATTTTACGGATTCCGGTTTTAGGCAAAGCGCAATTTAGTTTTGGCAAAACTATGCACGCGACCTTGGAAAAATTTTTGAAATTATTTATGGAAAGGAGCGGCGCGAAACAGAAGGATTTGTTTAGCGATAGCAAAGCCAGCGGTGCTAAATCCTTGCCCGACAAAGAAGAATTATTAAAAATATACCAAGAAGAATGGGACGACTCTTGGTATAATGGCAAAGCCGAAAAAGAAAAATATCGTAAAATAGGCGAAGAGATACTAACCGACTTTCATCGCATTTTAACGGAGAAAAATCCCAGGATAAAATTTTTAGAACAACCTTTTAATATAAAGTTTGGGGATTTCACATTAAAGGGGCAAATTGACAGGATTGACGAGGTTGAAGGCGGAGTGGAAATTATTGATTATAAAACCGGCCAGCCCAAAGAAAAACTGGAAGCAAACGATAAAAGGCAGTTGCTAATTTATCAGATAGCCGCGGAAGAAGTTTTAAAATTAAAACCCCAGAAACTCACTTATTATTATTTAAACGCCAACAAGGAGATGTCATTCGTCGGCACTGAAAAAGATTTAATAAAAACCCGCGAAGAAATAATTTCCGAGATTGAAAAAATCAAGAAGAGCGATTTTTCTCCGACTCCGGAATTGCATACTTGTAAGTATTGCGATTTTAAAGATATTTGCGAATTTAAAGCCAATGGAGCGTAATTCTTATAATTTGGAACTTGTAACTTATAACTTATGTCTTTCGAATCCCTGGGAAACATTTTGAGGGGGTCAGCAAAAAAATCGAGCTTTCGCAAAGGCGTTGAGGCGGCTTTGGTTATTGAGAAATTTCATCAGATTATAAAAGATATTTGGGGAGATAAAATAGTGGGGGAGGCGAAAGCCTTGCATTTGAAAAATAAAAAATTAACCGTGGCCTGTATGAGTTCGGTGGCGGCGCAGGAAATAAGGTTAAGGGAGAAAGAAATTTTAGCGGCAATCAATAATAAGTTGGGTTATCAAGCGGTGGAAAGGATGAGGTATCGGTTGTAAATTTAATAGTAATAATTCTACGCCGCCATGCCTGTCCGTTCAATTGGAGGAGGCGGCGTAGAAGTATTTTCTACCCTGCCCGTGGCAGGGGTTCTAGAAAATAAAAAAGCCCCCGTATTTCGCGGAAGCTTTTAAGAATTTTATTTAGCCAGCATAAATTTTTTAATTCGCGACCAACATTTTAGTGAGGCTATGATTTTGCCCGGGTAGTCCTCGTATTTAGAATACAGCTCTACTGATATAAGGGAGAGGATTCCTACAAAAATTCCCACCGTCGCACCGATTATAGCCGTGATTGAAAAAAATAGTCCCGTTAATACCCCGGATATTAATCCGGCCACGCTTCCCAACATTAGGATGTAGGGTAAAGCAAAAAAGAGAAAAAATGTTTTTATGGTTTTGGTAGAAATAGGTTTTTTTTCAATCCCCGTAGACACAGCGAAACAAAAAGCAGCTATTAAGAGAGATACAGTAAAAATATAAGTAATGGCGCCTTTACTCAAGATGAAACCCACTACGCAACCTATAATCGTCGCAAGAAACACCGAAAGCATAAACATATCCCCATCCTTATATTTTTCTACTTTATAAGCTAGGTGGGCCATAAAGATAAAGGTAGCGGGGCAAAGAATCCCGATAAGAAGATCTGCGATTCTTGGTATCCCAAAGGGAAATTTGTAGTAAGTATGGTCTTCTGTAAGTCGTATATCATCAGCAACCGGCATTGCCCCTGTCCACAGATAATAAATAGCCCAAAAGGCGAGAATTAAACCAGTAAATAGTAGCGACCACCTCACCATCAGTTTTTTTGTGCGAATAATATCCATTTTTTTTATCCTTTCTTATGCGGAGTAGTTAATTGTCAAAGAAATTAAACTGATTTTAGTATATTAGTTTTTTGTGGTTTAGTCAATTATTTAAGATTCTTGTGGTTTGACTAATCTTGCCGTTTTGCTATTATAAAAGCATAATTTATTTATCTTCTTTAACATGACTCTTAATAAATACCTTATTTTAATGGCTTTGGCCACTTTAGTTTGTTGGGGAGCGTGGATTGTGGTTATTAATAATATAGACCCGACGGAAACGGGATTTTTGGGCTTCTTCTTTTTCTATTTCAGCTTATTTTTGGCAATTACCGGAACCCTGTCAGTCGTCGGATTTTTTATTCGCAAATTGATTCTTAAAGAAGAATTGGCTTTTCGCCACGTGGCCGTGGCTTTCCGCCAGGCGGTATTATTTGCCATTTTGATTATCGGTTCACTTATTCTTCAGAACCATAACCTTTTAACTTGGTGGAATATAATTTTGTTTATTCTGGCATTGACGGTTTTAGAATTCTTCTTTATATCTTTTAAAAAGGCAAATTAATTTTTATGAGACAGTCCCAGCTTTTTACTAAAACAATAAAAAACATACCAGCCGAAGAAAAGAGCGTCAACGCTCAATTTTTAATCAAAGGAGGTTTTATAGACAAGGTCATGAGCGGTGTTTATACTTTTCTTCCTTTGGGCTGGAGAGTGATAAATAAAATAGAGAACATTGTGCGCGAGGAAATAAATTTTATCGGCGGACAGGAAGTTTCTATGCCCGCGCTTCAACCAAAAGAAAATTGGGAGCTTACCAATCGTTGGGACAATTTTGACGCTCTAATTAAAGTGGAGATAGGGGAGGATAGTAAATTTTCCTTAGGTCCGACTCACGAAGAAATTGTTACGCCCTTGGTTAAAAAATTCGCTTCTTCATATAAAGATTTGCCGGTTTATGTTTATCAGATACAGACGAAATTCAGGAATGAAGCCAGGCCGAAATCGGGGCTTTTACGCGGGCGGGAATTCATAATGAAGGATTTATATTCTTTCCATACTTCAGAAGAAGATTTGGATAAATATTATACCAGAGCTGAAGCCGCTTATGAAAAAATTTACAAACGTTTGAACCTCGGCGGTATCACTTATAAAACATTTGCTTCCGGCGGAGCTTTTTCTAAATACTCTCATGAATATCAGACGGTCTCGCCGAATGGGGAAGACACTATTTATATTTGTGATAAGTGTCGCATCGCAGTTAATAAGGAACTTATAGAGAGCGAAGAGGGGGGCGGTTCGAAATGCCCCGAATGCGGCAATAAAGATTTAAAAGAAGAAAAAGCCATTGAGGTTGGCAACATTTTTAAATTAAAAACCAAATTTACCGAATGTTTTAATTATAAATACGCGGATGAAGATGGAAAGTTAAAACCCGTGATTATGGGTTGCTACGGTATCGGCATTTCACGTCTCATGGGGGCTTTAGTAGAAGTTTTTCATGATGATAAAGGTATAATTTGGCCGGAAGCAGTCGCCCCCTTCAGGGCCCATCTTCTGATTTTAGGCGACGATAAAGCGGTTGCCAAAAAAGCGGAAGTATTGTATAATAAGCTACTTGATAATGGGATAGAAGTTTTATTTGACGACCGAGAGGAATCAGCCGGAGTCAAATTCGCCGATGCGGATTTAATCGGTATTCCTTATCGTTTAGTAATAAGTCCCAAAACTTTAGATAAGGGAAGTGTAGAATTAAAAAAGAGAGATCAAGAAAGAATGGAATTAGTTAAAATTAGTGAAATATTGAAGTTGATAAAATAAGGGAAAAATATGATTATGAAGAATCTATTTTTAGGAGTATTGATTATTGGTGTGGTTATTTTTTTAGGTGCCGGATGCATTAAAGTAGACAGACAAGATTCTATTGGAGAGATTTCCGGACAGCGAGAGGAAGTTAATTTAGATATTGCACAAGTACCCATAGGATTTAATAAATATGTTAACGAGACACTGGGGGTAAGTTTTTTGTATCCCGAAGAGT is from Patescibacteria group bacterium and encodes:
- the atpD gene encoding F0F1 ATP synthase subunit beta, coding for MNKTIAETQKGKVSQIIGGVVDVEFPDASNLPALYNALEIKVGDKKLTLEVAQHIGAGRVRAVAMDSTDGLQRGVEVEDTGSPIKVPVGDICLGRMFDVLGNPLDGKEAVKAVKKLAIHRQPPEFTEQSTKTEIFETGIKVIDLIAPFTKGGKVGLFGGAGVGKTVVVMELIRNIAKEHGGYSVFAGVGERTREGNDLYNDMKGSGVLDKTALVFGQMNEVPGARQRVALSGLTMAEYFRDEQNKDVLLFIDNVFRFTQAGSEVSALLGRMPSAVGYQPTLAEEMGQLQERITSTKKGSITSVQAVYVPADDLTDPAPATTFGHLDSTIVLSRALTELGIYPAVDPLDSSSGSLDPNIVGKEHYEVAREVQKVLQRYKSLQDIIAILGMEELSEEDKKIVARARRIQRFLSQPFFVAEVFTGTPGRYVSLKETIRGFKEILAGKHDDKNEDAFYMKGGIDEVK
- the atpG gene encoding ATP synthase F1 subunit gamma, coding for MAQSGKEIKRRIKSVKNTKQITKAMEMVSAVKMRRSQEVALAARPYALKALEILTHLSGKIDRSEHPLLEERAEGETYLAVISTDKGLCGGLNANLFRRLAEFLKQQKEKVKIIAVGRKAREWAGRLSLDIIADFTGFGDKTDVIEVLPLARMLMRDYYDKKYGQAVFAYTNFISTLKQETVLRHVLPIKKEMLEAVVQEITPARGKYADAGKFTKEESGGEYIFEPSPDEVLKVILPKLIEIQVYSIILEANASEHSARMVAMKNASEAAKDMIEELSLSYNKFRQASITREIAEVSAGAAALEK
- the atpA gene encoding F0F1 ATP synthase subunit alpha: MSNNTDAIINSLKKQIADFKFEERVQNVGKVLKVADGVATVSGLSEAMSGELLEFSGDIFGVALNLEEDQIGAIILGDYLKIKEGDLVKNTGRILEVPVGEKLVGRVVNVLGQPIDGKGDIKESAFYPVEKIAPRVITRKSVDTPLHTGLKVIDSMFPIGRGQRELIIGDRQTGKTAIVIDTIIAQLNEPKEKRPVCIYVAIGQKESKVAKIVAELQARGAMEHTIVVVAGASKSASLSYLAPYAGCAMGEYFMDKGKDALIIYDDLSKHAWAYRQVSLLLRRPPGREAYPGDVFYLHSRLLERAARMSEAEGGGSLTALPIIETQSGDVSAYIPTNVISITDGQIYLEADLFYQGIRPAVNVGLSVSRVGSAAQTKAMKKVAGKLKLAAAQYRELAAFAQFSSDLDAETKSRIERGKRIEEILKQGQYLPMPFYKQVCMLYAANNGYVDDVAVESLKDFEEKFLSFMENQRASILKTIKEGKVLDEKIETELKKALVDFKNSYK
- a CDS encoding UvrD-helicase domain-containing protein, which produces MEDILARLNKEQKEAVTYDGGPLLIVAGAGTGKTTVITSRIAWLINEAKAKPEEILALTFTDKAAGEMEERVDRLLPYGYVDLWISTFHSFAERILKQHAIDIGLPNDFKLLNKTEQWLLVRQNLDKFDLDYYRPLGNPTKFIHALLKHFSRAKDEVVSPVDYLKYAENIELDKDSKDQGEERSRLLEIANAYHIYERLLLENNALDFGDLINYTLKLFRERKAILEKYQKQFKYILVDEFQDTNWAQYELVKLLARENLAVVGDDDQSIYKFRGASVSNIMQFKSDFPAAKEVVLTNNYRSAQNILDLSYGFIKQNNPNRLEASLGIDKKLKANIKESGLIEHYHGRDLDEEVKWIIKKIVELKNNNKHLSWSDFAVLVRANDSANIFIREMIKTRIPYQFVAMRGLYGKPIILDCLAYFKLLDNYHESPALWRILNLPFFDIDAADLVELNFEAQKKSESLFEVLKRASGINSLQPATAGKLSKVLNLIAKHSSLVKEKRVSEMFILFLKESGYLEYLNHSGQTAGEEERSREALGYLQQFYKKITVFEADFPDPKLKDFEKFLELEMESGEEGELNFDPDAGPEMVKIMTVHSAKGLEFEYVFIPNLVDRKFPTTERQDPIELPDALVKEKIPEGDMHLEEERRLFYVAMTRAKKGLYFTSALDYGGARKKKLSRFLIELRYKEKEVREKEADNFAEDEKTAGDVKKHKYILPGKFSFTQLAAFQNCPLQYKFAHILRIPVLGKAQFSFGKTMHATLEKFLKLFMERSGAKQKDLFSDSKASGAKSLPDKEELLKIYQEEWDDSWYNGKAEKEKYRKIGEEILTDFHRILTEKNPRIKFLEQPFNIKFGDFTLKGQIDRIDEVEGGVEIIDYKTGQPKEKLEANDKRQLLIYQIAAEEVLKLKPQKLTYYYLNANKEMSFVGTEKDLIKTREEIISEIEKIKKSDFSPTPELHTCKYCDFKDICEFKANGA
- a CDS encoding DUF721 domain-containing protein, with the protein product MSFESLGNILRGSAKKSSFRKGVEAALVIEKFHQIIKDIWGDKIVGEAKALHLKNKKLTVACMSSVAAQEIRLREKEILAAINNKLGYQAVERMRYRL
- the atpC gene encoding ATP synthase F1 subunit epsilon; this encodes MAKKIFLEITTLEKTLYSGEVDQVSIPTKMGEITILPGHIALVSALSSGELKALAGNDVVSFAVVGGFAEITRERVIIMADTADLPEDLEEEKITAARGKVEELIKKYPKESQEYSVLSERLENELAKLKLIEQLKGKKRKKV
- a CDS encoding His/Gly/Thr/Pro-type tRNA ligase C-terminal domain-containing protein, producing MRQSQLFTKTIKNIPAEEKSVNAQFLIKGGFIDKVMSGVYTFLPLGWRVINKIENIVREEINFIGGQEVSMPALQPKENWELTNRWDNFDALIKVEIGEDSKFSLGPTHEEIVTPLVKKFASSYKDLPVYVYQIQTKFRNEARPKSGLLRGREFIMKDLYSFHTSEEDLDKYYTRAEAAYEKIYKRLNLGGITYKTFASGGAFSKYSHEYQTVSPNGEDTIYICDKCRIAVNKELIESEEGGGSKCPECGNKDLKEEKAIEVGNIFKLKTKFTECFNYKYADEDGKLKPVIMGCYGIGISRLMGALVEVFHDDKGIIWPEAVAPFRAHLLILGDDKAVAKKAEVLYNKLLDNGIEVLFDDREESAGVKFADADLIGIPYRLVISPKTLDKGSVELKKRDQERMELVKISEILKLIK